A section of the Amblyomma americanum isolate KBUSLIRL-KWMA chromosome 2, ASM5285725v1, whole genome shotgun sequence genome encodes:
- the LOC144121100 gene encoding uncharacterized protein LOC144121100: protein MSLSGGGGGGGGQPPSGVGGDCYGAPPTSSGGAPMQNGAYSWVGPPAALSQKSWPPGYQASLTNLFLKKNPLHFGTGISQLAAASSYLEKMSSLGAAEHHHKCPHPDAKDKPYPCDLCHKYLTICNTLRDQPRSAAHGAAGAGGPGGGPPPPGVGGAPPSLAALGPAAVERGKGGPLLGSSSSSSSQPPPGPPPQQQQQPGAAAALAPASLLERTNGHGGHHGGHHGGGGPPRPRPPPTKQFLCPVCHKYFTQKGNLKTHMMIHTGEKPYSCQVCGKSFTQKGNVDTHMKIHTGEKDFGCEACGKRFTQKGNLKTHVRSVHTKEKPFACGVCGKCFSQKGNMQTHMRTHNKEDRFPCTLCGKTFSQKGNLKTHMQRHTGQLPPRRYGSRGSRATQAVTGGLLHRPHLAAAAAAFASLASTSAQQQQQQGSSPKPHTAGGDKSPARGSGPPTPLSPDLRRGPSEDASPGPPGTGPDPPRPFYSAPPTPAPAPPPHSPRWLVHPRHYDGGFQAPPYPSSLHHPPLASRLALLGAGSPQHQSHSGAASPEDKAQHLGSGNPGGSDSFHSPANPDFSQLLE from the coding sequence ATGTCgctgagcggcggcggcggtggcggcgggggCCAGCCGCCGTCGGGCGTCGGCGGCGACTGCTACGGGGCCCCCCCGACGAGCAGCGGCGGGGCCCCGATGCAGAACGGTGCCTACTCGTGGGTCGGGCCCCCGGCGGCGCTGAGCCAGAAGAGCTGGCCGCCGGGCTACCAGGCGAGCCTGACCAACCTGTTCCTCAAGAAGAACCCGCTCCACTTCGGCACGGGCATCTCGCAGCTGGCCGCGGCCTCCTCCTACCTGGAGAAGATGTCCTCGCTGGGCGCCGCCGAACACCACCACAAGTGCCCTCACCCGGACGCCAAGGACAAGCCGTACCCGTGCGACCTCTGCCACAAGTACCTGACCATCTGCAACACGCTGCGGGACCAGCCCAGGTCCGCGGCGCACGGGGCGGCCGGCGCGGGGGGGCCGGGGGGAGGGCCCCCGCCGCCGGGTGTCGGGGGGGCGCCGCCCTCCCTGGCGGCCCTGGGCCCCGCGGCGGTTGAGCGCGGCAAGGGGGGGCCGCTGCTGGGCTCCTCCTCGTCTTCGTCGTCGCAGCCGCCTCCCGgaccgccgccgcagcagcagcagcagccgggtGCGGCAGCGGCGCTGGCGCCCGCGTCGCTGCTGGAGCGCACCAATGGCCACGGCGGCCACCATGGCGGACACCACGGGGGCGGGGGGCCTCCCCGACCCCGGCCGCCGCCCACCAAGCAGTTCCTGTGTCCGGTGTGCCACAAGTACTTTACCCAGAAGGGCAACCTGAAGACGCACATGATGATCCACACCGGCGAGAAGCCCTACTCGTGCCAGGTGTGCGGCAAGAGCTTCACTCAGAAGGGCAACGTGGACACGCACATGAAGATCCATACGGGCGAGAAGGACTTTGGCTGCGAGGCGTGCGGGAAACGCTTTACCCAGAAAGGAAACCTGAAAACCCACGTGCGGAGCGTGCACACGAAGGAGAAGCCCTTCGCGTGCGGCGTCTGCGGCAAGTGCTTCTCGCAGAAGGGCAACATGCAGACGCACATGCGCACGCACAACAAGGAGGACCGTTTTCCGTGTACTCTCTGCGGCAAAACGTTCTCCCAGAAGGGGAACCTCAAGACGCACATGCAGCGTCACACGGGACAGCTGCCGCCCCGGCGCTACGGCTCCCGGGGCTCGCGCGCCACCCAAGCTGTCACCGGGGGTCTCCTTCACCGGCCACacctggccgccgccgccgcagccttTGCCTCACTCGCCTCCACGTCTgcccagcagcagcaacaacagggCTCGTCGCCCAAGCCGCACACTGCTGGAGGAGACAAGTCGCCCGCGCGGGGCAGTGGACCGCCCACGCCGCTCAGCCCCGACCTGCGCCGCGGGCCCTCCGAAGACGCCTCCCCCGGCCCTCCCGGAACGGGGCCTGATCCACCGCGACCCTTCTACTCggcgccgccgacgccggcgccAGCGCCACCTCcgcactcgccgcggtggctggtgCATCCGCGCCACTACGACGGCGGGTTCCAGGCGCCTCCTTACCCGTCGTCGCTGCACCACCCACCGCTGGCATCGCGGCTCGCCCTTCTGGGCGCCGGCTCACCGCAGCACCAGTCGCACAGCGGCGCCGCTTCGCCCGAGGACAAGGCCCAGCACCTGGGCTCAGGCAACCCCGGTGGGAGCGACTCGTTCCACTCGCCAGCCAACCCAGACTTCTCACAGCTGCTCGAGTGA